The proteins below are encoded in one region of Telopea speciosissima isolate NSW1024214 ecotype Mountain lineage chromosome 10, Tspe_v1, whole genome shotgun sequence:
- the LOC122642486 gene encoding scarecrow-like protein 21, with protein MMSSHLRSDNDSARNNYQYYNSFSVAGLSQWGDYSSRQASLQHGSSGKSEMLHYQPMQEVETCCLPQNFPVKTSHEQYCTLEPSSATGSYNVYNSPSTLSFSPNGSPLSQQETHSYPSGPHHSPDNNYGSPISGSCITEDVNDLRHKLRELETVMLGPNSDIVDSFDSNFDGGAQEPSSEKWKQMVEMIPRGDLKEVLIACAKAVSDNDLLIAEWLIAELKKMVSVSGEPIQRLGAYMLEGIIARLAHSGSSIYKALRCREPASAELLSYMHILYEVCPYFKFGYMSANGAIAEALKDENRIHIIDFQIGQGSQWITLIQALAARPSGPPYIRITGIDDSTSAYARGGGLKIVGQRLSRLAKSCNVPFEFHAAAMSGCEVEPETICIRPGEAIAVNFAFMLHHMPDESVGTENHRDRLLRLVKSLSPKVVTLVEQESNTNTAPFLPRFLETLNYYTAIFESIDATLPRDHTERINIEQHCLARDVVNIIACEGAERVERHEVLGKWRSRFTMAGFTPYPLSSLVNATIKSLLEKYCENYRLEERDGALYLGWMNRTLVASCAWK; from the exons ATGATGAGTTCTCACTTAAGGTCAGACAATGACTCTGCCAGAAACAACTATCAATATTACAATAGCTTTTCAGTGGCTGGGCTAAGTCAATGGGGAGATTATTCTTCTAGGCAAGCTTCTCTTCAACATGGAAGTTCTGGCAAGTCAGAGATGTTGCACTATCAGCCGATGCAAGAGGTTGAGACCTGTTGCTTGCCTCAGAATT TTCCTGTTAAGACTTCTCATGAACAGTATTGCACCCTGGAACCATCCTCAGCAACTGGGAGTTACAATGTTTACAACTCCCCATCCACTCTCAGTTTCTCACCTAATGGAAGTCCTTTATCACAGCAAGAAACTCATTCGTACCCATCAGGCCCACATCATTCCCCTGACAACAACTATGGATCTCCAATAAGTGGGTCCTGCATAACAGAAGATGTCAATGACCTGAGACACAAGCTGAGAGAGCTGGAAACTGTGATGCTGGGGCCTAATTCAGATATCGTGGACAGCTTTGATAGTAACTTCGATGGTGGAGCCCAAGAACCATCTTCAGAGAAATGGAAACAAATGGTAGAGATGATTCCCCGAGGAGACTTGAAAGAGGTGCTCATTGCCTGCGCCAAAGCTGTATCTGATAATGATTTATTGATTGCAGAATGGTTGATTGCCGAGTTAAAGAAGATGGTGTCAGTTTCCGGGGAGCCAATCCAGCGGTTGGGAGCCTACATGTTGGAAGGGATCATTGCACGGTTGGCCCATTCAGGGAGTTCCATTTACAAGGCCTTGAGATGCAGAGAGCCTGCTAGTGCTGAGCTTCTCTCATACATGCACATCCTGTATGAGGTTTGCCCATACTTCAAGTTTGGATATATGTCTGCTAATGGTGCTATTGCAGAGGCTTTGAAGGATGAAAACAGAATCCATATTATTGACTTTCAGATTGGACAAGGCAGCCAATGGATCACCCTTATACAGGCTCTGGCAGCTCGCCCCAGTGGGCCCCCATACATCCGCATCACCGGTATTGACGATTCCACATCAGCCTATGCCCGAGGAGGAGGACTTAAGATTGTGGGACAAAGACTCTCAAGGCTTGCCAAGTCATGCAATGTTCCCTTTGAATTCCATGCAGCAGCTATGTCTGGATGTGAGGTTGAGCCTGAAACCATTTGTATTCGTCCTGGGGAAGCTATAGCCGTAAATTTTGCATTCATGTTGCACCACATGCCAGATGAGAGTGTTGGCACTGAGAACCACCGAGACCGGCTGCTGAGATTGGTTAAGAGCTTGTCACCCAAGGTGGTGACGCTTGTGGAGCAAGAATCGAACACCAATACTGCTCCTTTCCTGCCACGTTTCCTTGAGACTCTAAACTATTATACAGCTATTTTTGAGTCAATCGATGCCACCCTCCCTAGGGATCACACGGAACGTATCAACATAGAGCAGCACTGCCTGGCACGTGATGTGGTGAACATCATAGCATGTGAAGGTGCTGAAAGAGTGGAACGTCATGAGGTTCTGGGGAAGTGGAGGTCGAGGTTCACAATGGCTGGGTTCACTCCATACCCATTGAGCTCATTGGTGAATGCCACCATCAAGTCTTTGCTGGAAAAATATTGTGAGAACTATAGACTTGAGGAGAGAGACGGTGCTCTCTATCTTGGCTGGATGAACAGAACTTTGGTTGCATCCTGTGCATGGAAGTGA